In Leifsonia sp. PS1209, the genomic stretch TGACCAACACCGGCCCCTCCGTGATCAACGCGGATGTCGGCGTCAGCCCCGGCACATCGGTCACCGGTTTCACCGGGCCTCCCGCTGGCAGCTTCACGGGCACCCTGCACCAGACCGACGCATTCGCGGGTCAGGCGCAGGCAGACCTGACGACAGCATTCAATTCGGCGGCCGGTTTGACGCCGACCACGTCGGGGCTCGGCGATCTGACGGGCAAGTCGCTCACACCGGGCGTCTACTCGGGCGGCGCGCTCTCTCTCACCGGCAACCTCACCCTCGCCGGGAGCGCGAACTCGGTCTGGGTGTTCCAGGCGGCGAGCACCCTGATCACCGGGTCCGCGAGCACGATCACGCTCACCGGCGGAGCCTCGTCGTGCAACGTGTTCTGGAAGGTGGGAAGCTCGGCCACGCTCGGGAGCTCGTCTCTCTTCGTCGGAACGATCATGGCCGACCAGTCGATCACCGCGACCAACGGCGCCGCCGTCAGCGGACGCCTGCTCGCTCGGACCGCGGCCGTCACCCTCGACGACAACACGGTCACGCTGCCCAGTGGATGCGCGGCTCCCGCCGCGCCCGTCGTCACCGGCAGCCCGGCGATCACCTCGGGCACACCGACGGACGGGGTCGTGGGAACGCCGTACACGT encodes the following:
- a CDS encoding ice-binding family protein produces the protein MLSIAAGGCLALVAGGAAQAATTISGPIDLGDATSFGVLGGSAVTNTGPSVINADVGVSPGTSVTGFTGPPAGSFTGTLHQTDAFAGQAQADLTTAFNSAAGLTPTTSGLGDLTGKSLTPGVYSGGALSLTGNLTLAGSANSVWVFQAASTLITGSASTITLTGGASSCNVFWKVGSSATLGSSSLFVGTIMADQSITATNGAAVSGRLLARTAAVTLDDNTVTLPSGCAAPAAPVVTGSPAITSGTPTDGVVGTPYTFDVTASGTPAATFAVTAGTLPAGLQLNTATGEISGTPTGAGSSTYTITATNGVAPDVSAIYTTTITPAAVVGTPGTPGTPGTPATPVTPQDVATPTTGAGELANTGSNADGVWWVGGAALVVFGTLLTLVLSRRRGAHRQ